Part of the Sphaerochaeta associata genome is shown below.
ATCCCCGTGGTGCAGAAGATGACCCATCTGCCGGTCATCGGCGATCCCAGTCATGCAACAGGGTTGAGGGACATGGTAAGTCCGATGAGTCTTGCCTTAATCGCCAGCGGAGCCTCCGGCTTGATCGTCGAGGTGCATAACAACCCGGAAAAGGCTTTCAGCGACGGCCCCCAGTCTCTCTACCCTTCCCAGTTTGAGAAGTTGATGCGTGACCTGCACTCGCTCAGTGCCGTTGTCGGAAAATCTCTGGAGCGCATACCGCGTATTGTTCCCGAATCACTTGCCCTGAATCCAACAGCTTCGCCTGTAAGCGACCACCTGGTGGTTGCCTTTCAGGGAGAGCGGGGTGCGTACAGCGAGCTTGCCATCCGCAGGGCGTTTGACGAGTCGACCGATGTGCTTCCCTGCAAGTCCTTCTCCGATGTATTCGAGGCCGTGCTGCAGGGCAAGGCCGCCTACGGCATGATTCCCCTGGAAAATACGCTGGGTGGTACCATCTATGAGAATTTGGACCTGTTGGACCGACATCAGGCCATCCAGGTGGTAGGGGAGCAGCAGATCAGGATCATCCATAATCTCATCGGCCTTCCCGGCTCGAACATAGGGAGCCTTCGAGAGGTCTACTCTCATCCACAAGGGCTTGCACAGTGTACCGAGTACCTGCAACATGAACTCTCTTACGCCCAGGCTATTCCGTTTTTCGATACCGCCGGTGCAGTAGCGTATGTCAAGGATGCAAAGGATCCCACCAAAGCCGCTATCGCCGGCGCTCCCGCGGCCAAGGTGTACGGGATGGAAATCCTGTGTGAAGGCATCGAAAGCAACCCCCGCAACTATACCCGCTTCTACATTATCTGCCGCGAGGAGCGCAGTGCAGTATTCCGTTCAACGGCCGCTGTCAACCGTGCTTCCCTTCGGTTCACGGTTCCCGATCGTCCGGGCTCCCTGTTCGCGGCCCTGTTGGTTTTAACAAAGCATGGTCTGAACATGAAGAAGCTGGAAAGCCGCCCGATACCTGGCAAACCTTGGGAGTACTCGTTCTTCGTCGAGACCGAGCTCGGTGAAAGCGGGGCCTTCGACGTTGCATTGGCTGAACTGTCCGAGCTCTGCCTTTCGGTTCGAGTTCTCGGAACATTCACCTCGAATCTGTAAGATGGGACGGGTTGCTTCCTTCACCCCCAGATCCTTGGTCATGGGGGTGTTGTTGGAAAATGAAGGTCTGCTCGAGACGGTTGTGACTCGTCTTGAAACCCAGTACGGCCCTGTTTTGAACCAAAGCCCCCTTACACTCTTTACCTATACTGATTATTACGACCGGGAGATGGGGACCAAGCCCCATCGCTGTTACCTGCAATTCAGGACCCTTGTCGATCCCGCACGATTGAGTACCATAAAAATCGAGACCAATGCGCTTGAGGACCTGTTCCGCAACGACATCGGGCGTCGGGTGAATCTCGATCCCGGGCTGCTCTCTTTGGAGAACCTCATTCTCGCAACCACCAAGAATCGCAGTCATCGCATCCCGCTTTGCGACGGCATCTACGCCGAAGTGACGTTGCAGTATGAGAACCATGCATTCCAGGCGTTTCGATGGACATATGCCGATTACAACAGTGAAGAGGTGAAAAAGCTGTTTTTTCGGTGGAGGAGCGTCTATCATGAGCAGCTGAAGCAGGAGGGCTGTCTCGCCACCTAAGGTGGTGTGAAATGGTTAGCTTGCTTGAGCTTGTTGGTCTTGTGCATAAGCTGTGAATTCAACCCTCTTCATGAGAGACGGCTTGAGGTCGCGATTGCAAAAGAGCATCCCTGGAAGGAAGGCAGTCATCGCCCGCTTTGGCATACCCTCGTCTATTTCGATGCTTCAGGATCGCTTAAGCGTGTACATCTTGAAGGCGGGACAACCAGGGCCTCAGTGACGGTTAAACGCGAGGGCCTTACAGTCCTGTGCGCCTATCCACTCTCAAACCTCCATCCCTATGGAGGATTCTTCTATCCTGGTTGCGAGCTGCCGGTCGTGCTGACCCAAGAGCAGGGTCGGCTGGCCGGCCTCCTGCTGGATGTGTATGCGTATAATGCCCAGGCAATAGAGAACCTCAACGGAGAATTACTAACCGAATTGGCACCTGATACCGGGCTGCTGGACACCTCAAACCTATTGGTTGATCTTCTGAACGGTACCGTGGACCAAGAAAGCCTGACCCCCAAACCAACGCTTTCGATTACGCTCGCCGATCTCCCTGCAGGGAATTGGGTCAGCGAGAGAACCGGACGGCAGTCCTTCTACTTTCACTATGGCGACACCATCAGTCTTGAGGCCGAAGGAGGCGTCGAGCGTTGGTGGAACCAAGAACATCAGCTTTGTCTGACGCTCTTTGCAGACCTCATCCAAGGCACGTTTTCCACCTCCCTTTCCAAAGCACCCCTCTGGTAAAAACACCTTCCCTTTTTATGGATAAACCGATAGAGTTTGGTTATGGAATCCCTTCGAGAACTCTTTCGGATCGGCTACGGCCCATCCAGCAGTCATACCATGGGACCGCGTTCAGCGGCCACCCATTTCCTCTCGCTGTATCCTCGGCAGGCCCGCTATGAGGCCGACCTGTACGGCAGCCTCGCGGCTACCGGGAAAGGTCACTTGACCGACAAGGCCCTGCGTGAAGTTTTTGCCAAGGAGGGAAGCGAGGTTGAGATAGTCTGGTATCCCGACATCGAAAAGCCGTTTCATCCCAATGCCTTGACCATCCGCTCCTACAATCATGCAGGAAATGTGGAGCATGAGCAGACCTACTACAGTGTGGGCGGCGGCAAGGTTGTCATTGAAGGGGTGCAGGAAGAGACTTCCAAACTTGTCTATCCCAAAGAGTACTCCAGAATGAAACAGATTCTTGAGTATTGCTCCGAGGAAGGTCTGCAGCTGTGGGAGTTCGCCGTCCAATGGGAAGGTACGGAAATCCTGGCTTACATCGAGGAAGTGTGGAACGTCATGGCTAGTGCCGTCGAGCGCGGTTTGGATGCCGAAGGCGTCCTTCCCGGTGGTTTGAAGCTGGCACGCAAGGCGAGCCAGTACAACTCCAAGGCAACCGAGTTCTCCGGCCCGCTCGGAAGCACTGCCTCCGCTCTCAGTTATGCCTTGGCTGTCAGTGAAGAGAACGCCGGAGGCGGCTTGATCGTCACAGCACCCACCTGTGGAAGCTGCGGAGTGCTGCCGGGGGTGCTCTACTATCTGGCCAAGCAGTATAAGCTGCCCAAAGTGAAAATCCTTAGGGCCCTGCTCACCGCCGGTGTCATCGGCAATGTAGTGAAAACCAATGGGTCGATCAGTGGAGCCGAGGTAGGGTGCCAGGGGGAGATCGGTGTAGCTTGTGCCATGGCAGGAGCTGCCGCAACCCACCTTCTGGGAGGCAGCATCCACCAGATCGAGTATGCTGCGGAGATGGGCCTTGAGCACCATCTGGGGCTTACCTGTGACCCTATGCGCGGCTTGGTTCAGATACCCTGCATAGAACGTAATGCCTTGGCAACCATGCGCTCGCTCGACCACTGTTCCTACGCCCTGCTTGGAGACGGTCGTCACAAGGTAAGTTTTGATAATGTCATTGAAGTCATGATGGAGACAGGACAGGCTCTGCCCTCCCTCTATCGTGAGACTTCCAAAGGTGGTCTGGCAAAGGTCCTTGGTTAGGCTTTGCTATGTCACAAGGGAAGCATGGTTTGTGATATCTTATTATTTCACTATATAAGAAACAAATATTTTCATTCTTTTTGACTCCTACTAGAAAGGAATCTCAACTAATCTGGATTTCTTCGGGGAATTGCTCTGTGCTTAATGTATAACACTTGACATAGGTTTTTAGGCTAAGATACTGTACAAAGAGCGTATGGAGAAGAGATCAAGGTCAGTGAGACGAACACAGCGATGCAAGGCAGCCACTTTCGGCCTGCTTCTGTGTTTGTTGTGTCTTGCATCCCCTTTAGAACTCCGCTCTGCCATCACCCTCCAGACTCCTTCAACGGATGTGGTTATTGTTGTCGAGCCCGTTCCTTTCGACGGAAGCGATGCTTCTCTTCTCATCCCGATTTGTGATGTGACACTGATGGCCAAGCACCCGGGCTTCGGGAGGGTCTACATCGATCACACCCCTTTGTCCAATCAACTTGAAATAGTCATGTACCAGCTGGTATCAGAACGTGGTTTGGATTTTGAGCGTTCCGAACCTTTTCTCTATTATGTGCGGGGAGCATTGCACGAGGAGATTTCCATCGGTCGGCTTTGGGCCCGCTTGGTGCGTCCTCTGGGTACAAGGGGCAACCTCTACTCAAGTACGCTCAGGGTGAATCTGGTATTGGAAAAATAGTGAGGTTATAAAAAACCACGCCCGATTTTGCTCGGACGTGGTCTCAACCTTGTTGGTTCTCTCGTTATTTTACAACGATATTCACCAGCTTATCGACAACTACGATCTCTTTGACAATGGTCTTTCCCTCGAGCCAGCTCGCAAGCTTCTCGTCCCTCTTGGCCATGGCCAGGACTTCGTCCTTGCCGAGCCCCTTGGGGACCGTAGTCTTGGAACGCACCTTTCCGTTGATCTGGAAAACCATTTCAATCTGGTTGTCGACCGTCAACTCCTCAACGAACTGCGGCCACGCTGCTGTTGAAAGACTTGTGCTATGGCCAAGGCGTTCCCACAGCTCCTCGGCAAGATGGGGTACGTACGGTCCCAGCAGTTTTACAAGCGTCTCGGCCACCACCTTGGGCAGGACATCGATCTTGTACAGCTCGTTGACCAGTACCATCATCTGGCTGATGGCGGTATTGAAGTTCAGGGTATTGGTATCCCAAGTCACTTTCTTGATCGTCTTGTGCAGCGTTCTGTTCAGCTCATCCGAAGGCTCTTCATCGACGATGACACGCTCCTCAAACAGTCTGTAAATTCGGTCGAGGAAGCGATACACACCAACCAAGCCGGTGGTAGCCCAAGGTTTGGAGACTTCAAGAGGTCCCATGAACATCTCATACATGCGCATTGAGTCGGCACCGTATTCGCTGATGATCTCATCGGGATTGATGACGTTCTTCAGGCTCTTGGACATTTTGGCGATGACACGCTCAAGCACCTCGCCGGTTGCCTTCTCCACGAAGACATCGGTCTCCTTTTCCTCGACCATATCGGTGGGGACAAGGCTCTTGTCCTTGCGTTGGAAGGCATAGCTGGTGATCATGCCCTGGTTGATCAGCCGCTTGAATGGCTCGGGAGTGGAAACCAGACCGAGGTCGAAGAGAACCTTGTGCCAGAAACGGGCATAAAGCAGGTGAAGCACCGCGTGCTCTGCTCCCCCGACATAGAGGTCGACGGGCATCCAATATGCTTCCTTTTCAGCCGATACGAACTGCTTTGTGTTGTTTGGATCGAGATAGCGCAGGTAGTACCAGCAGGAACCCGCCCACTGGGGCATGGTGTTTGTTTCACGTTTTGCTTTTCCGCCGCAAACCGGGCAGGAGCAATTGACCCACTCATCAATCTTTGCAAGCGGGCTCTCTCCGGTTCCGCTGGGCTCATAGCTGCTTACTTCGGGCAGCAGCAGGGGGAGCTGGTCCTCAGGGACGGCTACCGTACCGCAGGTGGGGCAATGCACCAAGGGAATGGGTTCCCCCCAATAGCGTTGACGGCTGAAAATCCAGTCGCGAAGCTTGTAGTTGACCGCCTTCGAACCAAGCTTGTGTTTTTCAAGCCATGCAAGCATTGCATTGATTGCATCTTCCTTGTTCAGGCCGTCGAGGAAGTCGCTGTTCACATGCACGCCATCCTCGGTCCAAGCCTGGTTCTGTACATCGACCTCACTCTTGAGGACTTCGATGATCGGAAGCTCGAACTTCTTTGCAAACTCCCAGTCGCGGGTATCGTGGGCGGGAACGGCCATGATGGCGCCGGTTCCGTAACTGATCAATACATAATCGGCGATCCAAATGGGGATGCGCTTGTTGTTTACCGGGTTTATTGCATAACTGCCGCTGAAGACACCGGTCTTGTCTTTGGCAAGGTCGGTTCTTTCGAGATCGCTCTTGCGGGCGCTTGCCTCAAGGTAGGCCTCAACCGCCTCTTTCTGTCCGGTCTTGGTCAGTTGTGCAACCAGCGGGTGCTCAGGGGCGACGACCATGTAGGTCGCTCCAAAAAGCGTATCGGCACGGGTGGTATAGACTTCCAGGTGCTCATTCGATCCATCTATCTTGAAGAGGACCGAGGCCCCCTCACTGCGACCGATCCAGTTGCGCTGCATGAGCTTCACCGATTCAGGCCAGTCCACACTGTCCAGGTCGGCAAGCAGCTTGTCGGCATACTCGGTGATCTTGAGCACCCATTGGCGGATGTTCTTGCGAACAACCGTCGTTCCGCAGCGCTCGCACTTTCCTTCCTTGACTTCCTCGTTTGCGAGGCCGGTCTTGCATGCCTCGCACCAGTTGATCGGTGTGTGGGACTCATAGGCAAGGCCCTTGTTGAAGAGCTGGATGAAAATCCACTGGGTCCAGCGGTAATAGTCGCTGCTGTGGGTCGAAATCTCTCGATTCCAGTCATAGCTGAACCCCAAGCTCTTGATCTGCTTGCGGAAGTTCTCGATGTTCTTCTCGGTGGTGGCACGAGGAGGAGTTCCTGTCTTGATGGCATAGTTCTCAGCCGGCAGTCCGAAAGAGTCGAAGCCCATCGGATGAAGCACGTTGTAGCCGTTCATTCTGAGGAATCTGCAGTAGATATCGGTAGCGGTATATCCTTCAGGATGGCCGACGTGCAGACCAGCGCCGGAGGGATAGGGGAACATATCCAAGACATACGCCCGCTTTTCCTTGGGGATGCTTGGATCCTCGGTGACGGCAAAACTCTGATGCTCGTCCCAGTACCGTTGCCATTTCGTTTCTATTTCATGGAAGGGATATTTGCTCATGGGAGCCATCATACCTTCGCATCACGCTTCAGTCAACGCTACAGAAGGGTTCCATCATCGATGGTCGGGGAAAATTCCACAGCCTCCATTCTGTTTCCCTTCATGGAGATGATGCGAAAGGTTCCTAAAGGAGACTGGACAACATCCCCCTCTTGGGGAATGTCCCCGGTCAACTCCAAAACATAGGCGGCAACAGTGGAAATCCTCTGCCTCTGGTGGTCGGCCGAAAGATCCAGCTCGTCGATGAACTGCTGGAATGGAGTGTCGGCCATCACCAGGAAAGTACCCGGCATCTGCTCACGCTCGACAATCCGGTCGGGGAACCTTCGCTCATGCTCATCGTAAAGTTCGCCGAAGAGCTGCTCGGCCACGTCTTCCATCGTCACCACTCCGCTGAAACCGCCGTATTCATCCAGGACGATGGCTTGCTGCAGCTTGTCCTTCTTGAACAGGAAAAACACATCGTCGAGGTGCATCTGTTCAGGGACGAAGATGGGCTTTCTGAGAATGGTCGAGATGCTCTTGTCCATCCGTTTTTCCAATTGGGCACGCAATATATCGCGGACAAGCACAATACCGATGATGTTCTCGGCGCTGCCATGGAAGACCGGGACGCGGCTGAAGCCGGACTTCACAATAGACGGGAATGCATCACGGATTGTAAGCTCGTCGCTGATGCAGAATACGTTCGTCCGGTGGGTCATGATGGTGCGTACCTGGGTTTCGCTGAAGTGGATGGCCCTCTGCATAAGGTCGGACTCATACTGGTCAACCAAGCCTTCATCCTCTGCGGCGTCCACCATGTGCATCACCCCTTCGGTTGTGATAGCCGGCTCTGCATGGGAGGCGAACAGGCGGGTGATCAGGGAGGAGAACTGTCTGAGCAGCCAAACAACCGGAAAGAGGACGATGGAAATGAACCTGAGAGGATAGGCCATGAAGACGGCGATCTTCATGTTGTGGGTGAGGGCCAGCTGCTTGGGCGTGATCTCTCCGAAGATCAGAATCACCAAGGTCAGCAGACCGGTGGCGTACCCAACCGCCTGGCTTGAGAAGTATTCGATGGCGAACGTGGTCACCAGGGCGGAAGCTGAGATGTTCACCACGTTGTTGCCCACCAGAACTGTCGTAAGCAACGCGTCACGATTCTGGCTGAGTTTGTACGCGACTCTGCTGGAACGCTTCCTGCGGTTCTCCAAGGTCTTGAGCTGTACGAAAGAGAGGGAGGTGTATGCTGTTTCCGTTGCTGAGAATACAGCGGAAAGCAGCAACAGGATTATAATGGCGGTCAGTTGTACTTGCATGTACACCCCCCGGCCACATACGAAAAAAGCGAGTGTTCGTTTGAACACCCTTTACTAGGTAACGGGTCATCCATAATGGAATCAGTATACCAAGAGAAATGCGTAGCAGGCAAGGGTAAGTATGATGCCGTACGTCCTGTAATTCCACCCTTCCCGCATGATTCGTGATGCGTTGAAGCCACAGAATGGATAGAAGAAAAAAAACGTATCCAGGGTAAGCAAAAAGAGGGTGTAGGGATTGGGAAGCAGTATGAACAGCAGTGCGAGCGAAGTGTTGGAAACCAGGCTCATCCGAGCCAAGTCCCTTGCATGGGTCTTCATCGACCAATTGCTACCTTGTATATAGAGGTTTCCGGGGACGGGAAACGGCAGCCCTGCAAGAAAGGGCAGCAGAAGGGCTGTGAAGTACGCCGTATCCCACTGCCGATAGACGAGCTGGATTTTCCTTGCATGTGCAAACACCAGTGAGGGGACGGTGCGTACGAGCAGGCTCAGAAGGGGTATCGCAACCAAGAGAGACTTGTTCGGGTGGGAGACCTGCATCCATGAGAGGTTGAGAAGGGAAAGCAGGTTCCAACCCAAAAGAACGGGAAGAAACAGCAGGGTGTTCGCGACACACCCCAACACAAAGGCCTTGCAGTTTTCGGGGTATTCCTGCTTGGTTGCATCGTCGAGATGCAGATGCCACATGAAGTAGCCCATGTCGAAAAATCGGGAGGCATGTTTCCAAACTCGAAAAAGTCCGAAACGAAAGCGTCGTATTTGGCCGACGAGAGGAAGGCGTGAGAAGCCCTCGTTCTCCAGCTGTTTGAACGATGCCGGATTGTCCCCTTCAACACATGCTGCGACATCGGTGCAGCCCAGGCTTTTAAGGAAGGGAAGGGACTCGGATATAAGTTTGCCGGCAAGGCCCTTCCCACGGTGCTTTTCATCGGTGTAGAGCCAACCCAGATACCCCATGTTCACCTGCTCGTTCACCCGGTAGACATCGAGGTTCAAGCCTGCAACCACCCTGCCTTCATAGAGGACTACCAAGGTGGTATCGGGGTGAAGAAAGAAAATGGAGGCAAGACTCTTGTCAAAGCAGCGTTGCATGAGTTCTTTCGTCTCGCTCTCCTGTTCCTTTTTCATGATTGAAATGGTGTATGTGCTCATATCTGCGACTCTGAAAGGGTGAGGGTCATTTCGCTTTGGGTGGTGAAGTTGGAGAACCCGACTTCCTGCAAGGCCTTGATGGTCAGATCATCGCCATGGTCGACATTGAGCATGCGGACCGATTGGGTCGTACATGCCATTGTACAGGAAATAATGGCCTGCTTCAGCAAATCCACATCTCTATACTCAGGCTCTATGTTTATCTGGGCTATTAATCCACGATTCGGGTGATACCAGACAAAGCCTTTCCTTACTCCCTTTTCCACAATATCAGAGCATGTGTATGCTCCTTCTGCAACCGACTCATCACTGTTCTGGTAGCTTGGCTCAAAGCTTGCAGGGACGATGTATCCTTTATCGTGATTTTCCAGGATAAGGTCGGACCGACCAGTGAGTTCCTCCTGTTTTACTGTGAAGCACAACAGGCTGCGCCTGATCGCAAACCCATGACTGAGGTAGAGGTTCTTTGCCTTGGTATTGGTATCGAGGACCTCAAGGACGAAGGTGGTGCACCCTCTTGACCGGAGGTGTCCTATTGTATCGTCAATGAGGATGTGGGAGAGGCCTTGACCCCGATAGGAGGGAATGATGCCGGTTCCGGCATCGTATGCCGTGTTGCCCCTTCGTCCAATGAGCAGAAAGCCCACCAAATCTCGTTTCTCGAACAGGCCCACCGAGTCCTCACTGGTATAAGAGAGGCTTTGCAAATGGGCTTGCAAGGCCGCAAGCGTCATGGATACCGGTACATCGTAATCACTGAATGCTTCATTGAAAACAGGAAGGAGCTGCTCGATATCTGTGTGCTTGAGTGAGGCTGTCACCACCATTTTTTCCTCCTGAAATAGATGGCCATGCCGCTGACAACGAGAACACAGCAGACCAGGATTGCATAAAAGCCCCAATAGGCAGCGGTAAAGGGCATATATGAGAAGTTCATACCATATAGACCGGTCAGGAACGTGAGCGGAATGAATACTGTCGAGATGATTGTCAGCACCTTCATGATGGCATTCATTTTCATATCGAGACTTGAAAGGTAGACTTCCATGATACCCGACACGGTTTCACGCATCATATCGCACTCATCGGCTAGCCAAAGGGCGTGGTCGTGGATGTCGCGCAACAGGAAGGTGGTGTTTCGGTCGAGAAACGGATTCTCGGTTCGAATGAGGGTGGTCAGGATATCCTTAAGCGGGCTGGTCATTCGCCTGAGCTTCAGAATCTCGGCTTTTTGTTGATGAATTGCCGAGGCGGTGGTCTGTTGGGGGTTGGTGATGACCAGCTCCTCAAGGTTCTCGGTCTTCATTTCCAACTCATCGGCCTTGACCAGGTACTGATCGACCACCCGGTCGATGAGGGCGTGCAGCAGGGCGCTGGAACCCGCACTCTGCAGCTTTGTCGCCGAGGAGAGCTGGCGAACCACCGCCTCAAACGTCTGGTGGCTGTACTCTGCAATCGACAGCACCCATCCATCCCCTAGAAAGAGTGTCAGCTGCTGTTCTTCACTTCCTTGATGAGCCAAAATCCTCAAGGTGACTGAAAGATAGGCGTCGTACTGGTCCAGCTTGAGCCGCTGGTCGGTGGAAAAGACATCCTCAAGACTGAGATTGGCTATCTGGAACTCTTTGGCAATCTTTACGATGGTCTGGATATCCTCCAGCCCGGTTATCTCGACCCACCTTATACTTTCATTGCCGGCCTGCCTGAAACCCTGTTCCACCCGATACGATCCTGAGCGGTAGTGATGGGTGCGCACGGATGTCTGTTGGGGTTGGGTATCTCCGACATAGACAAGGCTTCCAGCGGCCAGTCCTTCTTTCTTCTTGTGAGCATAGGGATTCACTTTCTTTTCGTGCATACGTTCTCCTACAGATTGACCAATCCCTGCACCAAAAGCAGTTGTGCGAGTATGTAGGCGGCCATTTCCGTGACGACGCTGAAGCGGCGTCGATGCAAGGTGTCCATGGCAATCATACCGTCGGATATGATGAAAGCCAAGGCTCCCAGTGAGGCAAGGTGCGAACCGGATCCGAAGCACAAGGCTGTCATCACGAACAGATTGATGCCGTAGAGGACATAGCGTAGTTTGACAGCAGATGCTTTGAGAAGCAATACAAGATAGATCAAAGGAATGAGTGCAATCAGAGTCCCGATTACCAGGAGGGGCTGATGAAGAGGGCGCAGCAACAGATGGATGGAGTAGAGCAGGTGGGCGAGTGCGAAGCTGACCATGCCCAAGGTGAAATAGGCTTTCCGGGTACCGTCGGTGAGAAAGTAATCGCCCAGCGTTGCAAGTGATAGTGAGACAAGCAGGAGAGGCTGGGCTCCGTTTGCCAGTACGTACGCCATGAGGGTCGGCATCAAGAGTACTTTTGTCAACGAGCCCGGTCGCTTCAAACCTTCTGCGCGAAGGCTCAGATGCAATAGGGCCAAAGCGATGTACAGCAAGAGTATCGTATCCATACATGCAGGGTACTGGAGCGAATATGAGAGTGCAAGAGAGAAAGATGAGAGTATTTTGCCATCATTATGGAATTCTGCTATAATCCCTGGATATGGCAAAGACAACCTATGATGAATCGAAAATCCAAACGCTCAGCGCGCTGGAGCATATACGAAAGCGCCCAGGCATGTACATCGGGCGATTGGGAAATGGTACGCATGTCGATGACGGCATCTACATCCTCCTCAAGGAGGTGGTGGACAACAGCATCGATGAATTCATCATGGGGTTCGGCAGCAAGGTTGTCATACGCCGCAAAGAGTGCGAGGTCCGGGTGCGTGACTATGGTCGCGGCATACCGCTTGGCAAGGTGGTTGATTGTGTTTCGATCATCAATACCGGTGCAAAATACAGCGACGATGTATTTCAGTTTTCCGTCGGTTTGAACGGGGTGGGAACGAAGGCGGTCAATGCGCTCTCCTCCCGCTTCGTGGTCACCAGTTATCGTGAGGGCAGGTTCCACAGCGCAACCTTCTCTCAGGGCATCATTGTGAACGAGGCGAACGGGGACACCAAGGAAGTCGACGGGACCGAGGTATCCTTCATCCCCGATCCCGAGTTGTTCGGAGACTATGCCTACAACGAGGACTTCATCATCTCCAGGCTTTGGAGTTATGCATATCTGAATACCGGGCTCTCGCTCGATTACAACGGTAAAATCTATAAATCGGCACACGGCCTGCTCGACCTGTTGGAGAAAGAAGTGGGAACCGAAGCCCTCTATACCATCATCCATTATCAGGCCAAGCAGATTGAGTTCGCCCTGACCCATGTAGCGGGCTCCTATGGGGAGAATTACTTCTCCTATGTGAACGGCCAGCATACCACCGATGGAGGAACCCATCAGAGTGCCTTCAAGGAGGGGATACTCAAGGGTATCAACGAGCACTTCAAGAAGAACTGGGCACCCCAGGATGTTCGCGAGGGCGTGGTCGGGGCGATTGCTGTGAAGGTAAAGGACCCGGTGTTTGAGTCGCAGACGAAGAACAAGCTGTCCAATACCGAGATCCGTACATGGATTGTGAACGAGGTGCGGGACGCCCTCGTTGATTTCCTGCTCAAGAATGCCGAGGAAGCCCAGAAGATCTATCAGAAGATCATCAACAACGAGGCGCTTCGCAAGGAGCTCAACGAGGTCAAGAAAGGGGCGAGGGAGTCGGCCAAGAAAGTATCGTTGAACATTCCCAAGCTCAAGGATTGCAAATACCATCTGGGTCAAAGTGCCTCCCATCAGGATGAGTGTGAAAAGTCCATGATCTTTTTAACCGAGGGTGATAGCGCATCGGGAACCATCACCAAGACCCGTGATGTCATGACCCAGGCCGTCTTCAGCCTCAGGGGAAAAATTGTAAATGTCTATGGCAAGAAGAAGACCGAGATCTACAAGAATGCCGAGCTCTATAATATGATGGTCGCCTTGGGGATTGAGAACGGGGTGGAAGGGCTCAGGTACGGCAAGGTCATCATCGCAACCGATGCCGACACCGACGGGTTTCACATCCGTAACCTCCTTATGACCTACTTTCTGACCTATTTTGAGGATTTGGTG
Proteins encoded:
- the aroF gene encoding 3-deoxy-7-phosphoheptulonate synthase produces the protein MIIVLKKQISEMQKESIRSFLVEKGYTVKEIVGQEETVFGAVGQSTLDIREVELLEGVANVVPISKPYKLASRELKKEDTIVTVGKVKIGGNRIAIIAGPCAVESREQIMSIAASVREAGAVILRGGAFKPRTSPYAFQGLGEEGLKYLKEAGETYGMPVTTEIVNPSDAPMMTKYIDMFQIGARNMQNFELLKAVGKTGMPVLLKRGLCATIEEWLMAAEYLMASGTDQIVLCERGIRTYERATRNTLDVSAIPVVQKMTHLPVIGDPSHATGLRDMVSPMSLALIASGASGLIVEVHNNPEKAFSDGPQSLYPSQFEKLMRDLHSLSAVVGKSLERIPRIVPESLALNPTASPVSDHLVVAFQGERGAYSELAIRRAFDESTDVLPCKSFSDVFEAVLQGKAAYGMIPLENTLGGTIYENLDLLDRHQAIQVVGEQQIRIIHNLIGLPGSNIGSLREVYSHPQGLAQCTEYLQHELSYAQAIPFFDTAGAVAYVKDAKDPTKAAIAGAPAAKVYGMEILCEGIESNPRNYTRFYIICREERSAVFRSTAAVNRASLRFTVPDRPGSLFAALLVLTKHGLNMKKLESRPIPGKPWEYSFFVETELGESGAFDVALAELSELCLSVRVLGTFTSNL
- a CDS encoding DUF4416 family protein, with the translated sequence MGRVASFTPRSLVMGVLLENEGLLETVVTRLETQYGPVLNQSPLTLFTYTDYYDREMGTKPHRCYLQFRTLVDPARLSTIKIETNALEDLFRNDIGRRVNLDPGLLSLENLILATTKNRSHRIPLCDGIYAEVTLQYENHAFQAFRWTYADYNSEEVKKLFFRWRSVYHEQLKQEGCLAT
- a CDS encoding L-serine ammonia-lyase, which encodes MESLRELFRIGYGPSSSHTMGPRSAATHFLSLYPRQARYEADLYGSLAATGKGHLTDKALREVFAKEGSEVEIVWYPDIEKPFHPNALTIRSYNHAGNVEHEQTYYSVGGGKVVIEGVQEETSKLVYPKEYSRMKQILEYCSEEGLQLWEFAVQWEGTEILAYIEEVWNVMASAVERGLDAEGVLPGGLKLARKASQYNSKATEFSGPLGSTASALSYALAVSEENAGGGLIVTAPTCGSCGVLPGVLYYLAKQYKLPKVKILRALLTAGVIGNVVKTNGSISGAEVGCQGEIGVACAMAGAAATHLLGGSIHQIEYAAEMGLEHHLGLTCDPMRGLVQIPCIERNALATMRSLDHCSYALLGDGRHKVSFDNVIEVMMETGQALPSLYRETSKGGLAKVLG
- the leuS gene encoding leucine--tRNA ligase, which encodes MSKYPFHEIETKWQRYWDEHQSFAVTEDPSIPKEKRAYVLDMFPYPSGAGLHVGHPEGYTATDIYCRFLRMNGYNVLHPMGFDSFGLPAENYAIKTGTPPRATTEKNIENFRKQIKSLGFSYDWNREISTHSSDYYRWTQWIFIQLFNKGLAYESHTPINWCEACKTGLANEEVKEGKCERCGTTVVRKNIRQWVLKITEYADKLLADLDSVDWPESVKLMQRNWIGRSEGASVLFKIDGSNEHLEVYTTRADTLFGATYMVVAPEHPLVAQLTKTGQKEAVEAYLEASARKSDLERTDLAKDKTGVFSGSYAINPVNNKRIPIWIADYVLISYGTGAIMAVPAHDTRDWEFAKKFELPIIEVLKSEVDVQNQAWTEDGVHVNSDFLDGLNKEDAINAMLAWLEKHKLGSKAVNYKLRDWIFSRQRYWGEPIPLVHCPTCGTVAVPEDQLPLLLPEVSSYEPSGTGESPLAKIDEWVNCSCPVCGGKAKRETNTMPQWAGSCWYYLRYLDPNNTKQFVSAEKEAYWMPVDLYVGGAEHAVLHLLYARFWHKVLFDLGLVSTPEPFKRLINQGMITSYAFQRKDKSLVPTDMVEEKETDVFVEKATGEVLERVIAKMSKSLKNVINPDEIISEYGADSMRMYEMFMGPLEVSKPWATTGLVGVYRFLDRIYRLFEERVIVDEEPSDELNRTLHKTIKKVTWDTNTLNFNTAISQMMVLVNELYKIDVLPKVVAETLVKLLGPYVPHLAEELWERLGHSTSLSTAAWPQFVEELTVDNQIEMVFQINGKVRSKTTVPKGLGKDEVLAMAKRDEKLASWLEGKTIVKEIVVVDKLVNIVVK